A single region of the Hyphomonas adhaerens MHS-3 genome encodes:
- a CDS encoding phosphoenolpyruvate carboxykinase produces MSDTVAILGNLGIEPKSVRKNWNEARLYETSVATGEARVAEGGPLVVETGQHTGRSAKDKFTVRDETTENTVWWDNNAAMTPAQFDVLFEDFKAHLADKDVFAQELFGGADLSHRLPVTVVTEYAWHSLFIRHLLRIPEAGEYENFDSQFTIINCPSFRADPERHGCRSETVIAVNFAKRMVLIGGTSYAGETKKSVFTALNYYLPAKKVMPMHCSVNTSPADDAAIFFGLSGTGKTTLSADASRILIGDDEHGWSENGLFNFEGGCYAKMIKLSAEAEPEIFATTKQWGTVLENVVMDAATRELDLDDATLAENSRGAYPISAIPNASLSGRCGQPKNLIMLTADAFGVMPPIAKLTPAQAMYHFLSGYTAKVAGTEKGITEPTATFSTCFGGPFMPRHPSEYGNLLRELIGKYDVNCWLVSTGWTSGQYGTGHRMPIKATRALLNAALDGSLNDVEFREDETFGFLVPVSVPGVDSKILDPRSTWDDGAAYDKQAAKLADMFVENFAKFESYVDDAVKAAAPKAKVTV; encoded by the coding sequence ATGAGCGATACTGTAGCGATCCTTGGAAACCTGGGGATTGAGCCAAAATCCGTCCGCAAAAACTGGAACGAAGCACGTCTCTACGAGACCTCCGTTGCAACGGGCGAAGCACGCGTCGCTGAGGGCGGCCCTCTTGTCGTGGAAACCGGGCAGCACACCGGCCGTTCCGCCAAGGACAAGTTTACCGTCCGCGACGAAACAACCGAAAACACGGTCTGGTGGGACAATAACGCCGCGATGACGCCGGCGCAGTTCGATGTCCTCTTTGAAGACTTCAAGGCCCACCTCGCCGACAAGGACGTGTTCGCCCAGGAATTGTTTGGCGGCGCCGACCTGTCCCACCGCCTGCCGGTGACCGTCGTGACAGAATATGCCTGGCACTCCCTGTTCATCCGCCACCTTCTGCGCATTCCGGAAGCCGGCGAATACGAGAATTTCGACTCGCAGTTCACGATCATCAACTGCCCGAGCTTCCGTGCTGATCCGGAACGCCATGGCTGCCGGTCCGAAACCGTGATCGCCGTCAACTTCGCCAAGCGCATGGTCCTGATCGGCGGCACCTCTTACGCCGGTGAGACAAAGAAGTCCGTCTTCACGGCCCTCAACTATTACCTGCCGGCCAAGAAGGTCATGCCGATGCACTGCTCGGTGAACACCTCACCGGCCGATGACGCCGCCATCTTCTTCGGCCTGTCGGGCACCGGCAAGACGACCCTTTCGGCCGATGCCAGCCGCATCCTGATCGGCGACGACGAGCATGGCTGGTCGGAAAACGGCCTCTTCAATTTCGAAGGCGGCTGCTACGCCAAGATGATCAAGCTCTCGGCCGAAGCCGAACCGGAAATCTTCGCCACGACAAAGCAGTGGGGCACGGTCCTCGAAAACGTGGTGATGGATGCGGCAACCCGCGAACTGGACCTCGACGACGCCACGCTCGCCGAGAACTCCCGCGGCGCCTACCCGATCTCGGCCATTCCGAACGCGTCCCTGTCGGGCCGTTGCGGCCAGCCGAAAAACCTCATCATGCTGACAGCTGACGCTTTCGGCGTGATGCCGCCGATTGCCAAGCTGACCCCGGCCCAGGCGATGTATCACTTCCTGTCCGGCTACACCGCCAAGGTCGCCGGCACCGAGAAAGGCATCACCGAACCGACGGCGACCTTCTCCACCTGCTTCGGCGGTCCGTTCATGCCGCGCCATCCGTCCGAATACGGAAACCTGCTGCGCGAACTGATCGGCAAGTATGACGTGAATTGCTGGCTGGTTTCCACCGGCTGGACGAGCGGTCAGTACGGCACCGGCCACCGCATGCCGATCAAGGCAACCCGTGCCCTGCTGAACGCCGCCCTCGACGGGTCACTGAACGATGTCGAATTCCGCGAGGACGAAACCTTCGGCTTCCTCGTTCCGGTTTCCGTGCCGGGGGTCGATTCAAAGATCCTCGATCCGCGGTCGACCTGGGATGATGGCGCCGCCTATGACAAGCAGGCCGCGAAACTGGCCGACATGTTCGTCGAGAACTTCGCCAAGTTCGAGAGCTATGTGGACGATGCCGTGAAGGCAGCGGCCCCGAAGGCGAAAGTCACGGTCTGA
- a CDS encoding acetyl-CoA C-acyltransferase, translating to MREAVIVSYARTGMAKANRGSLNDTHGITMAGHAIKSAIDRAGIEAGLIEDVFLGTAQPEGATGHNVARNAALWAGCPSTTSGATVNRFCSSGLQAIAMAAHSVINEGAPAAIGGGVESLSLVSRSGHMNTFRYTEEELMKKWPAIWMTMIETAEIVADRYGVSREDQDRYSAESQKRTAAFQESGKMAEEIVPLKTRMKMVNKETGEESYQDVVCDKDECNRPGTTYETLAGLKPVFSGGMVVKEGKYVTAGNASQLSDGSAAVVVMEAAEAAKRGLTPMGRFVGFNVAGCDPDEMGIGPVFAVPRLLERHGLTVDDIDLWELNEAFASQCLYSRDRLGIDPEKYNVNGGSISIGHPFGMTGARCTGSILMEGKRRGAKWGVVTMCIGGGMGGAGLFEIYS from the coding sequence ATGCGTGAAGCCGTTATCGTTTCTTATGCTCGTACGGGCATGGCCAAAGCCAACCGCGGGAGTCTGAACGACACCCACGGCATCACCATGGCGGGCCACGCCATCAAGAGCGCCATTGACCGCGCCGGCATCGAAGCAGGCCTGATCGAGGACGTGTTCCTCGGCACCGCCCAGCCCGAAGGCGCCACTGGCCACAACGTCGCCCGCAACGCTGCCCTCTGGGCTGGCTGCCCGTCGACCACGTCCGGCGCCACGGTCAACCGTTTCTGCTCGTCCGGCCTGCAAGCCATCGCCATGGCGGCGCATTCGGTCATCAATGAAGGCGCACCGGCAGCGATCGGCGGCGGCGTCGAGTCGCTCTCGCTCGTTTCCCGCTCGGGCCACATGAACACCTTCCGCTACACGGAAGAGGAACTCATGAAAAAATGGCCGGCGATCTGGATGACCATGATCGAGACCGCCGAAATCGTCGCAGACCGCTATGGCGTCAGCCGCGAAGACCAGGACCGTTACTCCGCTGAATCCCAGAAGCGCACCGCCGCCTTCCAGGAATCCGGCAAGATGGCCGAAGAGATCGTGCCGCTGAAAACCCGCATGAAAATGGTCAACAAGGAAACCGGCGAAGAGTCCTATCAGGACGTCGTCTGCGACAAGGACGAGTGCAACCGTCCCGGCACGACCTACGAAACCCTCGCTGGCCTGAAGCCGGTCTTCTCGGGCGGCATGGTCGTCAAGGAAGGCAAGTACGTCACCGCTGGTAACGCATCGCAGCTGTCCGATGGCTCGGCCGCCGTGGTCGTCATGGAAGCTGCCGAAGCTGCCAAGCGCGGCCTGACCCCGATGGGCCGTTTCGTCGGCTTCAACGTTGCCGGTTGCGATCCGGACGAGATGGGCATCGGCCCGGTCTTCGCTGTGCCGCGCCTGCTGGAGCGCCATGGCCTGACCGTTGACGATATCGACCTGTGGGAACTGAACGAAGCCTTCGCCTCGCAGTGCCTCTACAGCCGCGACCGTCTGGGCATCGACCCGGAGAAGTACAATGTGAATGGCGGCTCGATCTCGATCGGCCACCCGTTCGGCATGACCGGCGCCCGCTGCACCGGCTCCATCCTGATGGAAGGCAAGCGCCGCGGCGCCAAATGGGGCGTTGTCACCATGTGTATCGGCGGCGGCATGGGCGGCGCCGGCCTGTTCGAGATCTACAGCTAA
- a CDS encoding OprO/OprP family phosphate-selective porin, which translates to MIPQFFARICAASLLALAFTASPALAEDWAPEVFGRLQYDYTRSSGDESGFDLDRGELRTGRIGLSAKRGDTKLKAELALNNDGNAELTDAYIKQALGKSGWDVRAGQFKTQNSLDEQSSGRFLVFYERAAFTDAFGFDRRVGVQLENRGQRHSVYAGVFAENANDTAFAGGHAAAVRYVFTPVQTESRLLHFGVSLRWREAGDADFRYRQRPVSHEAGAILATPKFASDDLFGGVEAAWIDGPVWLAGEYGQLRANRTAGPDATYAGGYTEAGYVFGGRRTYDHNKFRRPEVARPVTAGGPGALILAARADWLDLSDRAADGGQLTTFTIAADWFATSHVHAGINLYRAEADLGSTSSGLAPAFAAYRLAGGMSEDVTGASLRIQFDF; encoded by the coding sequence GTGATTCCCCAATTCTTCGCGCGTATCTGCGCGGCCTCGCTTCTGGCGCTTGCATTCACGGCCTCCCCGGCGCTTGCAGAGGACTGGGCGCCTGAGGTCTTCGGGCGACTACAGTATGACTATACCAGATCAAGCGGCGACGAGTCCGGCTTTGACCTTGACCGCGGCGAGCTTCGAACCGGCCGCATCGGACTAAGCGCCAAACGCGGCGACACGAAGCTGAAGGCGGAACTGGCCCTCAACAATGATGGCAATGCCGAACTCACCGATGCCTACATAAAGCAGGCGCTGGGCAAGTCCGGCTGGGACGTACGGGCCGGGCAGTTCAAGACGCAGAACTCCCTGGACGAGCAATCCTCCGGGCGCTTCCTGGTCTTCTACGAGCGGGCCGCCTTCACCGATGCGTTCGGGTTCGACCGCCGCGTGGGGGTGCAGCTGGAAAACCGTGGACAGCGCCATTCAGTCTATGCCGGCGTGTTTGCTGAAAACGCCAATGACACGGCCTTCGCCGGCGGTCATGCGGCGGCGGTCCGGTATGTGTTCACCCCCGTCCAGACCGAGTCCCGTCTGCTGCATTTCGGTGTGTCATTGCGCTGGCGCGAGGCGGGGGACGCCGACTTCCGGTACCGGCAGCGGCCTGTCTCCCACGAAGCGGGCGCGATCCTTGCGACGCCAAAATTTGCCAGCGATGACCTGTTCGGTGGCGTCGAAGCGGCCTGGATCGACGGGCCCGTCTGGCTTGCGGGCGAATATGGCCAGCTGCGCGCAAACCGGACGGCGGGACCGGATGCGACCTATGCCGGCGGCTATACCGAAGCCGGCTATGTATTCGGCGGCCGCCGGACCTATGATCACAACAAGTTCCGCCGTCCGGAGGTCGCCCGGCCCGTCACGGCAGGCGGGCCCGGCGCGCTGATCCTGGCCGCGCGGGCGGACTGGCTGGACCTGTCGGACAGGGCAGCCGATGGCGGCCAGCTGACCACATTCACAATCGCGGCGGACTGGTTTGCCACGTCTCATGTCCACGCAGGCATAAACCTGTACCGGGCCGAGGCGGATCTGGGGTCGACCTCCTCCGGGCTCGCCCCGGCCTTCGCCGCCTACCGGCTGGCGGGTGGAATGTCTGAAGACGTCACCGGCGCCAGCCTGAGGATACAATTCGACTTCTGA
- a CDS encoding TlpA family protein disulfide reductase yields MIRTFLSTAAMIALVSACSPAETADAPADTAAPAKAAEAVLPADATGFITANPLPLAEDGSVRKDDYGRPYEYAFLGKTLPHFTGTMLDGSAFDSDDLTQWTVIDVWGLWCSDCQADAPYAAALSTAINQDPDLDFLSIHVPASAARATPEEMYKKYGSIDAYFAEKGYSYPVVIDSDASLRDTLKINWTPSYLLVSPDGVVKGYRSEFSAAKGEPVKDFLKDVARVKAEQQG; encoded by the coding sequence ATGATCCGCACTTTTCTGTCCACCGCCGCCATGATCGCCCTTGTCAGCGCCTGCAGCCCGGCAGAGACCGCGGATGCGCCAGCAGACACCGCTGCCCCGGCGAAGGCCGCAGAAGCTGTCCTGCCGGCAGATGCCACCGGCTTCATCACGGCCAATCCCCTGCCCCTGGCGGAAGACGGCAGTGTGCGCAAAGACGATTATGGCCGTCCCTATGAATACGCCTTCCTGGGCAAGACGCTGCCGCACTTCACCGGCACGATGCTGGACGGTTCGGCGTTCGATTCCGACGACCTGACCCAATGGACCGTGATCGATGTCTGGGGCCTCTGGTGCAGCGACTGCCAGGCCGACGCGCCTTACGCGGCCGCACTTTCGACCGCCATCAACCAGGATCCGGACCTCGACTTCCTGTCCATCCATGTGCCCGCCAGCGCGGCGCGGGCGACCCCGGAAGAGATGTACAAGAAATATGGCTCGATCGACGCCTATTTCGCCGAGAAGGGCTATTCCTATCCGGTGGTGATCGACTCTGACGCAAGCCTGCGCGACACGCTCAAGATCAACTGGACGCCCTCTTACCTTCTCGTCTCGCCGGACGGTGTGGTGAAGGGTTATCGCAGCGAATTTTCCGCCGCCAAGGGCGAACCGGTGAAGGATTTCCTGAAAGACGTCGCCCGCGTGAAGGCCGAGCAGCAGGGATAG
- a CDS encoding TrkH family potassium uptake protein: protein MQLRPLLLAIGIMTVLLGVAMLPCALIDWADKRPEAHVFAVSSFGAVFIGTCLWVLARGEVERTGQREGFLLTVLVWTALPAVAAIPFVASGMSFTDAMFESVSGLTTTGATVLTGLDSMPRGLLLWRSIIQWFGGIGIIVTAIAILPQLRVGGMQLFQLENSDRSGKFLPRVTDIATYLGLTYLIISLTCALVYYLCGMTWFDAICHAMTTMSAGGYSTHDASFGYFNDTPAAYAATFFMFIAGLPFSLLAMLLLQGRVMPMLSDPQPRVYAGIAVTLAAIIVIYHEAVVDPPIFDHVFHGFKEALFNIISVMTGTGYASAAYDTWGTPVMAIFLGATFVGGCAGSAACGLKMFRLEIASKAMLAYSRRMVQPHRRAPIKYGGKNVDEETLQSVMVFMFLYFATFLISAALLGLDGLDPITAISGAATTVSNVGPGLGPINGPSGTFQSFSDFSTWVCTINMLLGRLEFVVVFVVLTRRFWRG, encoded by the coding sequence ATGCAGCTGCGCCCGCTACTCCTTGCCATCGGCATTATGACCGTGCTCCTGGGCGTGGCCATGCTGCCGTGCGCGCTCATAGACTGGGCCGACAAGCGCCCGGAAGCGCATGTGTTTGCGGTTTCGTCCTTCGGCGCGGTGTTCATCGGCACATGCCTGTGGGTGCTGGCCCGGGGGGAGGTGGAGCGCACCGGCCAGCGCGAAGGCTTCCTGCTGACCGTGCTGGTCTGGACGGCTCTGCCCGCCGTCGCGGCCATTCCCTTTGTCGCTTCGGGCATGAGCTTCACCGACGCCATGTTCGAGAGCGTGTCCGGCCTCACCACGACCGGCGCGACCGTGTTGACCGGGCTCGATTCCATGCCGCGCGGCCTCTTGCTGTGGCGGTCGATCATCCAGTGGTTTGGCGGCATCGGCATCATCGTGACCGCGATCGCCATCCTGCCGCAGCTGCGCGTCGGCGGGATGCAGCTGTTCCAGCTGGAGAACTCTGACCGGTCCGGCAAGTTCCTGCCGCGTGTCACGGACATCGCCACCTATCTGGGCCTGACCTATCTCATCATCTCGCTGACCTGCGCGCTGGTCTACTATCTCTGCGGCATGACCTGGTTCGACGCGATCTGCCACGCCATGACCACGATGTCGGCGGGCGGGTATTCCACGCACGATGCCTCGTTCGGCTATTTCAACGATACGCCGGCGGCCTATGCCGCGACCTTCTTCATGTTCATCGCGGGCCTGCCGTTCAGCCTGCTGGCCATGTTGCTGCTGCAGGGGCGCGTGATGCCGATGCTGAGCGATCCGCAGCCGCGCGTTTATGCCGGCATTGCCGTGACACTGGCGGCGATCATCGTGATCTATCACGAAGCCGTGGTCGATCCGCCGATCTTCGATCACGTCTTCCACGGCTTCAAGGAGGCCTTGTTCAACATCATCTCCGTGATGACCGGAACCGGGTATGCCTCCGCTGCCTATGACACCTGGGGCACGCCGGTCATGGCGATCTTCCTGGGGGCGACATTTGTCGGCGGGTGTGCGGGGTCAGCCGCCTGCGGCCTCAAGATGTTCCGTCTGGAGATCGCTTCGAAGGCCATGCTCGCCTATTCGCGCCGCATGGTTCAGCCGCACCGCCGCGCACCGATCAAATATGGCGGCAAGAATGTGGACGAGGAAACGCTCCAGTCGGTCATGGTCTTCATGTTCCTCTATTTCGCGACCTTCCTGATTTCCGCCGCGCTGTTGGGGCTGGACGGCCTGGATCCGATCACGGCGATTTCCGGGGCCGCGACGACGGTCTCGAATGTCGGCCCCGGCCTTGGTCCCATCAACGGGCCATCCGGCACATTCCAGAGCTTCTCGGACTTCTCCACCTGGGTCTGCACGATCAACATGCTGCTGGGGCGGCTGGAATTCGTTGTGGTCTTCGTGGTGCTGACCCGCCGCTTCTGGCGCGGCTGA
- a CDS encoding Glu/Leu/Phe/Val family dehydrogenase: MFDHPSYDAHEGVHMFQDAASGLRAIIAVHSTARGPAAGGCRMWNYGTGEAMLKDALRLSQGMSYKNAMADIPLGGGKSVIWGNARTDKSPELFRAFGRAVHSLQGQYTTAEDVGVSVADMAIVREETPYVAGLDQGDAASGDPSPVTAKGIYLGLLETAKRAFGSDDLTGRTVAVQGVGHVGGYLCDHLAGAGAKLVIADIDQAALEAVARRTGATIVEPDAIYDADADIFAPCALGAVVNEQTLERFRFKAIAGGANNQLVVPEMGELLRRKGILYAPDYVINGGGIINVAAEISGNYSRDWVDAKLVRLVETLGEVLDEALSTDTPTNEVADRIARERIAAAT, translated from the coding sequence ATGTTCGATCACCCTTCCTACGATGCCCATGAAGGCGTCCACATGTTCCAGGATGCTGCCAGCGGCCTGCGGGCGATCATTGCCGTCCATTCCACGGCCCGCGGCCCGGCGGCTGGCGGATGCCGGATGTGGAACTACGGGACCGGCGAAGCCATGCTGAAGGACGCACTGCGCCTCAGCCAGGGGATGAGCTACAAGAACGCCATGGCCGATATCCCGCTGGGCGGCGGCAAGTCCGTGATCTGGGGCAATGCGCGCACAGACAAGTCGCCGGAGCTGTTCCGCGCTTTCGGCCGGGCCGTGCACAGCCTGCAGGGCCAGTACACGACCGCCGAAGACGTCGGCGTCAGCGTGGCCGACATGGCCATCGTGCGCGAGGAAACGCCATATGTCGCCGGGCTGGACCAGGGCGATGCCGCCTCGGGCGACCCCTCCCCTGTGACGGCAAAAGGCATTTATCTCGGCCTGCTGGAAACGGCGAAGCGCGCCTTTGGCAGCGACGACCTGACCGGCAGGACCGTCGCCGTACAGGGTGTGGGCCATGTCGGCGGATATCTGTGTGACCACCTGGCGGGCGCTGGCGCGAAACTGGTGATCGCCGATATCGACCAGGCCGCGCTGGAAGCGGTCGCCCGCCGGACGGGCGCAACAATCGTCGAGCCGGACGCCATTTATGACGCCGATGCCGACATATTCGCCCCCTGCGCCCTGGGCGCCGTGGTCAACGAGCAGACGCTGGAACGGTTCCGGTTCAAGGCCATCGCCGGCGGCGCGAACAACCAGCTCGTCGTGCCGGAAATGGGGGAATTGCTGCGGCGCAAAGGCATCCTCTACGCACCGGATTATGTCATCAATGGCGGCGGCATCATCAACGTCGCCGCCGAGATTTCGGGCAATTATTCGCGCGACTGGGTCGATGCAAAACTGGTCCGGCTGGTCGAGACACTCGGCGAGGTGCTCGACGAGGCCCTGTCCACCGATACCCCGACCAATGAAGTGGCCGACCGGATCGCCCGCGAGCGGATCGCCGCGGCTACGTAG
- a CDS encoding universal stress protein, producing the protein MSVVAMLEGSEAADRASTLTALGIARRLQVPVSGVCALPDPTSTLIVMSTPEATGLAANATRDITAMQEEVIARAKKTFETATGGESLPCDFSHIVDVAERAGANAATLADAVVFPHSVQKAADPLSLSFEYVLMEARLPVVMAGSEPLTDGPVVVAWDGSNGAARAVRFHLPLVKAFGEVIIAQNESDLGKDQPRDASSPAALETWLDSHNVKHKRMPIEGQVASGLLSLAKGSNASIIVAGAYGHSRIGERLFGGTTQRLLDADEAPALALAR; encoded by the coding sequence ATGTCCGTTGTCGCAATGCTGGAAGGGTCGGAAGCCGCCGACCGCGCTTCGACGCTGACCGCCCTGGGGATCGCCCGGCGGTTGCAAGTGCCGGTCAGCGGTGTGTGCGCCCTGCCCGACCCGACATCGACGCTGATCGTGATGTCGACCCCGGAGGCGACCGGACTGGCGGCAAATGCAACGCGGGACATCACCGCCATGCAGGAAGAAGTGATCGCCCGCGCCAAGAAGACGTTCGAGACGGCAACGGGCGGCGAAAGCCTGCCCTGCGACTTCTCTCATATCGTCGATGTTGCCGAGCGGGCCGGGGCCAATGCCGCCACGCTGGCCGATGCGGTCGTGTTTCCGCACAGCGTCCAGAAAGCGGCAGACCCGCTCAGCCTGTCATTCGAATATGTCCTGATGGAAGCCCGCCTGCCTGTCGTGATGGCCGGGTCCGAGCCGCTGACGGATGGGCCGGTGGTTGTGGCATGGGACGGGTCGAACGGCGCCGCCCGGGCCGTGCGGTTCCACCTCCCGCTCGTCAAGGCGTTCGGCGAGGTGATTATCGCCCAGAACGAATCCGATCTTGGCAAGGACCAGCCCCGCGACGCCTCAAGCCCGGCCGCGCTGGAGACCTGGCTCGACTCCCACAATGTGAAACACAAGCGCATGCCGATCGAAGGCCAGGTGGCCAGCGGTCTCCTGTCCCTCGCCAAGGGCAGCAACGCTTCGATCATTGTTGCGGGCGCCTACGGGCATTCCCGCATTGGCGAACGCCTGTTCGGCGGCACGACCCAGCGCCTGCTGGATGCCGATGAAGCCCCGGCGCTCGCCCTCGCCCGCTAA
- a CDS encoding DUF3604 domain-containing protein, with the protein MLKQATALAVIMALAACGGTGAKTEDTAVQKTETAKADEAGRTAGYNPDRNAYFGDLHIHTRSSFDAYIFNVRRTADDAYRFALGETIQHPSGFDMTIAGGPLDFYTVTDHAEYLGILPAMDTPGTKLSELPRAKDMFSTDPEKIVAAFQGVGASVRSGKPIEDMYDLDTINSVWLQNVAAADKYNQPGKFTTFAAYEFTSVTTAEENGGFGGGNLHRNVFFKGKAPVRAFSTLDSTNPEDLWDWMDAQREAGMEVISIPHNSNVSDGQMFRLETYKGEPMDTAYAEQRMRNEPLVEVTQVKGTSETHPDLSPNDEWANFEIYDELLGSYTVGATKGSYVREAYRNGLKLQEEKGFDPFHFGLVAASDSHVAGGSYSEEDYWSKIGIVDGTPVARGSVPLPGTTSWDEQPKDNPAVINATNWFSRWSASGLTGVWAEENTREAIFDAFRRKETFATTGPRMKVRFFGGFGFDEAMLASANLSHEAYEGGVPMGGDLVGTGEAPAFIAWAQRDPNGGTLQRLQVVKVTSDGEEVIDVACDNGTPDPSTRRCTDNGASVDMSTCTPSNEGASELKVLWTDPDFDPARRATYYVRVLENPSCRWSTWEAMRNGTPPRPDVPETIQERAYTSPIWYIPGG; encoded by the coding sequence ATGTTGAAGCAAGCTACGGCGCTGGCCGTGATCATGGCGCTTGCCGCGTGCGGGGGCACGGGCGCAAAAACCGAAGACACAGCAGTTCAAAAGACCGAAACGGCGAAGGCGGACGAGGCGGGCCGGACGGCTGGCTACAATCCCGACCGGAACGCCTATTTCGGCGACCTTCACATTCACACGCGCTCCAGCTTCGACGCCTATATCTTCAATGTGCGCCGCACGGCCGACGATGCCTACCGGTTTGCGCTCGGCGAAACGATCCAGCACCCGTCCGGCTTTGACATGACCATCGCCGGCGGCCCGCTGGATTTCTACACCGTCACGGACCATGCCGAATATCTCGGCATCCTGCCGGCGATGGACACGCCCGGAACGAAACTGTCCGAACTGCCGCGGGCCAAGGACATGTTCTCCACCGATCCGGAAAAGATCGTGGCCGCCTTCCAGGGCGTCGGCGCCTCCGTGCGCTCCGGCAAGCCGATCGAAGACATGTATGATCTTGATACGATCAATTCTGTCTGGCTCCAGAATGTCGCTGCGGCGGACAAGTACAATCAGCCCGGCAAGTTCACGACCTTTGCGGCCTACGAGTTCACCTCCGTGACCACTGCGGAGGAAAATGGCGGCTTCGGCGGCGGCAACCTCCACCGCAACGTCTTCTTCAAGGGCAAAGCGCCAGTGCGGGCCTTCTCGACGCTGGACTCCACCAATCCGGAGGACCTGTGGGACTGGATGGATGCCCAGCGCGAAGCCGGCATGGAAGTCATTTCCATCCCGCACAACTCCAATGTCTCCGATGGCCAGATGTTCCGCCTGGAAACATATAAAGGCGAACCGATGGACACCGCCTATGCCGAACAGCGCATGCGAAATGAGCCGCTGGTCGAGGTGACCCAGGTGAAAGGCACGAGCGAGACCCACCCGGATCTTTCACCCAACGATGAATGGGCCAATTTCGAAATCTACGATGAGCTCCTGGGGTCTTATACCGTGGGCGCGACGAAAGGCTCCTATGTCCGCGAAGCCTATCGCAACGGGCTGAAACTGCAGGAAGAAAAGGGCTTTGACCCGTTCCACTTCGGGCTCGTCGCCGCATCGGACAGCCACGTCGCGGGCGGCTCTTATTCCGAGGAAGACTACTGGTCGAAAATCGGCATCGTGGACGGCACGCCGGTGGCGCGGGGATCGGTCCCCCTTCCCGGCACGACAAGCTGGGACGAACAGCCGAAGGATAATCCGGCTGTCATAAATGCCACCAACTGGTTCTCCCGTTGGTCCGCCAGCGGCCTGACCGGCGTCTGGGCGGAAGAGAATACGCGCGAAGCCATCTTTGACGCGTTCCGCCGCAAGGAAACCTTCGCCACCACCGGCCCGCGCATGAAAGTGCGCTTCTTCGGCGGCTTCGGATTTGACGAAGCGATGCTGGCTTCTGCCAACCTTTCGCACGAAGCCTATGAGGGCGGTGTCCCCATGGGCGGAGACCTTGTCGGCACCGGCGAAGCCCCGGCCTTCATCGCCTGGGCGCAGCGCGACCCGAATGGCGGCACGCTGCAACGCCTGCAGGTGGTCAAGGTGACCAGCGATGGCGAGGAAGTCATCGACGTGGCCTGTGACAATGGCACGCCGGATCCGTCCACCCGCCGCTGCACCGACAATGGCGCCAGCGTCGATATGTCGACCTGCACCCCGTCGAACGAGGGCGCCAGCGAGCTGAAGGTCCTGTGGACCGATCCTGACTTCGATCCGGCGCGCCGGGCGACCTATTATGTCCGTGTGCTGGAGAACCCGTCCTGCCGCTGGTCTACCTGGGAAGCGATGCGCAACGGCACACCGCCGCGGCCTGACGTGCCGGAGACGATTCAGGAGCGCGCCTACACCTCCCCGATCTGGTATATCCCCGGCGGCTGA
- a CDS encoding peptidyl-prolyl cis-trans isomerase translates to MTDKTEQVRRWPVLLREPLVHFILAALVVFIAWNVVASGRADEARTIRVSGADLERLASIYTAEAGALPSGEDMVAMVNDYVRDEALAREAKRLGLDEGDTIVTRRLAQKMTFMVADLAREETPDDAVLRDWYETHADRFTQPQKVTFRHVFFSEDVRGASATGDAEAMLGDLNTGKDWREAGDPFMLQRAYGDLPLREVVRLFGGEFAQSLAATPASDLWTGPIRSALGVHLVQVSANAPPQLQPFEDVKDAVLADWQDQTRREANEQAIQDIIARYKVEVEGINAE, encoded by the coding sequence TTGACCGACAAGACCGAACAGGTGCGCCGCTGGCCCGTGCTGCTGCGCGAACCGCTCGTACATTTCATCCTGGCTGCGCTGGTGGTGTTCATCGCCTGGAATGTCGTGGCATCCGGGCGGGCGGATGAGGCGCGGACGATCCGGGTGTCCGGCGCGGACCTCGAACGCCTCGCCTCCATCTACACCGCGGAGGCAGGCGCCCTGCCCTCTGGCGAAGACATGGTCGCGATGGTCAACGACTATGTCCGCGACGAGGCGCTGGCGCGGGAAGCCAAACGCCTCGGCCTCGATGAAGGCGACACGATCGTCACCCGGCGCCTCGCGCAGAAGATGACCTTCATGGTGGCCGACCTCGCCCGCGAAGAAACGCCCGACGATGCCGTTCTGCGCGACTGGTACGAAACCCATGCAGACCGCTTCACGCAGCCGCAGAAGGTCACGTTCCGGCACGTCTTCTTCAGCGAGGATGTCCGGGGGGCTTCTGCGACGGGCGATGCCGAAGCCATGCTGGGAGACCTGAACACCGGCAAGGACTGGCGGGAGGCAGGCGACCCCTTCATGCTGCAACGCGCCTATGGCGACCTGCCGCTGCGCGAAGTCGTGCGCCTGTTCGGCGGCGAGTTCGCGCAATCACTGGCCGCCACACCGGCCTCCGACTTGTGGACAGGCCCCATCCGCTCTGCCCTCGGCGTGCATCTCGTCCAGGTCAGCGCCAATGCCCCGCCCCAGCTTCAGCCGTTCGAGGACGTGAAGGACGCCGTGCTCGCCGACTGGCAGGACCAGACCCGGCGCGAGGCGAACGAACAGGCCATTCAGGACATCATCGCCCGGTACAAGGTGGAGGTGGAAGGCATCAATGCCGAATAG